The sequence TGCCCGATCTGCACCTGATTGTCGATTTTTGTGCCTTCGCCTATTACGGTATCACCCAATGCGCCTCTGTCCACACAGGAGTTTGAGCCTATCTCCACATTGTCACCCAATACAACGCCGCCGACCTGCGGAATCTTCACGGATACGCCCTTGTCCTGATAATAGCCGAAGCCGTCTGCGCCTATGACACAGCCGGAATGGAGAATCACGCCGTTTCCGAGAAGGCATTCTTGGTAAACGGTAACATTCGGATAGATTACGCAGTTATCGCCGACAACCGTTCCTGTACCTATGAATGAATTTGGATAAACCACAGTTCCTTCACCTATGACAGCATCTTCCGAGATTGTCGCTCCCGCTTCGATTCTGGCGGTGGGTGCAATTTTAGCGGAAGAAGCAACGTTTGCCTGCCCGCTCACTCCTGAGGGTTTCACCACAGGCGGGTAAAAAAGTTCAACAGCAACAGCAAGGGCCGCACGGGCTTCCTTCACATAGATAACAGGTCTGTCGGATACGAAAGTGTAACCCTCCGGAATAACAAAAGCGGAAGCCGCTCCCTTAAGGGCAGCCTCCGCCAGCTTTTTGTCAAACAGAAAGGACACGCAGCCGCTCTCGGCAGAATCCACAGGGCGGATGCCCGTAACTTCGGCATCCTCTCCCACAAGCCGTCCGCCTAGTTTCGAGGCGATTTCCGAAAGCTTAAGCTTTCCGCTTATTTTTTTACGTTCCATTCCTTGTTATACCTTTCGATAACTATGTCAGTTATGTCAACTTTGTCGGAAAAATACATAACGCCCGCATGCTGAAACTCAACTATCAGCTCATAATTAAGCTCTTTTCCAAGTTTTTCAGTAATGTTAAGCACTTCTGACTCTATATCCTTAAGGTAACGCGCCTCTATTCTCTGGAGCTGATTGGAATAGTCTTTCTTAGCGCCGTTAAACTCTCTGACAAGTCTGTTGATTTCCGCAGATTTCTTGTCTTTCGCCTCAGGAGTGAGCAGGTTTGCCTGCTTTTCAAAATCATTCTGAAGCTTTGTAATCTCTTTGCTGAGTTTTTCAAGTTCAGTGTCAAACTCTGCCGCTTTGGTTTTCAGCTTATTGTAAACGGATTTGCCGGAATCCGAAGTGCTGAGCACTTTCTGAAAGTTGACGACACCAATCTTGGCAAACGCCGTACCGGACATCATAAGAACCGCTGCAACAACTAAAGCCGTAAGTTTACTCATTAAAATAGCCTCCATAATTTATAATCACAAATTTTCCATCCATGGAAATTTGTGATACACGCTCGCGCCGAATTTCATTCGGCTTCGCTGCGCACGGCGCATTCCCATCCGTGGAAATGTATATATTTTCTATGCCTTTGCTTCTTTAATTTATAATCACAAATTTTCCATCCATGGAAATTTGTGATACACGCTCGCGCCGAATTTCATTCGGCTTCGCTGCGCACGGCGCATTCCCATCCGTGGAAATGTATATATTTTCTATGCCTTTGCTTCTTTAATTTATAATCACAAATTTTCCTTCCATGGAAAACCGCTGGTCAGTTCCGGCGGTTTCTGAACCAAGCCTGCTGACAATTTGTGATACACGCTCGCGCCGAATTTCATTCGGCTTCGCTGCGCACGGCGCATTCCCATCCGTGGAAATGTATATATCTTGTTTTCTACCCTATTACCTTTCTTTTCCGTCATTCTGAGGCAGAACCAAAGAATCTCAAATCTTTTGAGACTGCATCGTCGCTTCACACCGCCGCAGCGACGTCTCATCGTCATTGCAAGTGCCGGCGAAGCAATCTGCGACCACAGATACAGTACCTTTCAAATCCTCCCCAGCTCTCCTTGACAAAAAGAGGGAGCACTCATCCTAACAACTCCACTGAGGGAGTATTGCCGTGAGGAACGAAAGGCAGTCGATCCCCTCACAGTTCCACGGAGGGAACTGCGCCGTGCGGAGCGAAGGTTTGCTCCGCA is a genomic window of Geovibrio thiophilus containing:
- the lpxD gene encoding UDP-3-O-(3-hydroxymyristoyl)glucosamine N-acyltransferase, whose product is MERKKISGKLKLSEIASKLGGRLVGEDAEVTGIRPVDSAESGCVSFLFDKKLAEAALKGAASAFVIPEGYTFVSDRPVIYVKEARAALAVAVELFYPPVVKPSGVSGQANVASSAKIAPTARIEAGATISEDAVIGEGTVVYPNSFIGTGTVVGDNCVIYPNVTVYQECLLGNGVILHSGCVIGADGFGYYQDKGVSVKIPQVGGVVLGDNVEIGSNSCVDRGALGDTVIGEGTKIDNQVQIGHNTKIGKHCIFVGQTGIAGSCEIGDYVIFGARSGTKDHVKIASKTIIAAQGGVDRDIEEGGIYGGFPIQSKMKWMKNNAALLEISDIRKKVNEISRRLNNDGSETDS
- a CDS encoding OmpH family outer membrane protein yields the protein MSKLTALVVAAVLMMSGTAFAKIGVVNFQKVLSTSDSGKSVYNKLKTKAAEFDTELEKLSKEITKLQNDFEKQANLLTPEAKDKKSAEINRLVREFNGAKKDYSNQLQRIEARYLKDIESEVLNITEKLGKELNYELIVEFQHAGVMYFSDKVDITDIVIERYNKEWNVKK